The Balaenoptera acutorostrata chromosome 2, mBalAcu1.1, whole genome shotgun sequence genomic sequence tttgaacacaagcactgtgtcTGGCCTTTTAAAGGAGGGAACCTACAAAAGTTCCAAAGAGAGTAAAAGATGTTGCAGACTGGGGTGTCTGTCCCTATAGTTTTATCAAATAAATGTTATGAGTTAACTGCATCTCCTATTTAATTTCGTATTTTATGTGAAATGCCAATTGAAAATTTGCATACTGATGTATTCTAACCTTGAACAAATTTAGAAAAGTTCACTGTTGTACATGAGTTCCTACTGAGAGCAGGGCACAATttcatggggtttcttttttcctgtttatcaTTACTATTTTTATCCTAATGCAGGTTGCTCCCTTCATTAACACATATTTAACAAGCTGGCTATTCTGTGTCTAGTACTGCTGCTGgtaatataaagatgaataagatacgATTCTGAACACTCAAGAACCTCAGAGCTAATCATCTATAAAAATTTAGGGATGGATGTGCTTGATAGACATTCATAGAAATGTGGgtaggaataatatttgggggaaattttttacTTGAATCCAGATTTAATCACTTCTTAGTCATTAaagaagttacttaacttttttaatcctctcttttctcacatataaaatgggcataacagtAGTATCTATTTAACATGACAGCTGTGCAttgtaggattaaatgagataatccatgtaaaagtGTTTAGAAGCTGACCCCAAATAACTAAATATTATTGATGATGACATTCAGTGAATGATGATAATCATCTCATAAGCACTATGAAATtggatgactatagttaacaatactgtattatttatttgaaagttgctaagagtagatcGTAATGTTCtcattccaagaaaaaaaattgtaactgagCTGATGCATATTAACTAAATTTAGTGTTTTGATCAATTcacaatacacacatatatcaaatcatgttgtacaccgtAAACTGATACAGTggtatatatcaattatatctcaataaaactggaagaaaacaacaacaataatgaaaacaatattgGATATAAGTATTTCTGTGACTAGGCTAAAAACATACAGTACTAATACTTTGTTGATAAGATCATAATAGAACATTCAGCCGAGTTGAACacttccatttttctctcctctttgccaTTTTAAAGCATCAACAGGTAGCACTCTAAAATTATCTTAATTAAATGAAAGTTATTTGCTGGAAGTTGTGAGAAGACTAGTGATAGGAAGTCTTTCAaattttgtcttaaatattttggttttaggTATTTTGTGTTACATCAaagagctcttttctttttttaagtatacaCTGTACCTTTTAGAAGACATGTCTTGAGTTTTAAACTGTGAACTTAAACAATTAGATGCTTAGATTTGGAGTCCTAtgtttatttaatcattcattcaataaatattgactgagtgtcttttttgtgctAGGTGTTGTGCTTTTCTCTAGGAGTATTCAGAGGAAAAGACCTGATCCCTGCCCACCATTTAACCAGGTAGGAAGACGCACAATTTGCTGTAATTTAGATTGCCATGCTATAATAGAGGACTGACTCATTAATATGGGGATACAGAGGAATGTGTGATTAAGGAAAAGACATGGTCGCAGATCACTACAAAGAGGGACAGGCAAggtttcacagaggaggtgatagGTAATGGAAATGATTGCACATCTATACTCTTATCTCTTTGCTCCTATTGTGTTTGAAGCATTATCTTTCTCTTGAAAATTATTAGCCTTATGGTCAAAAAACATGTTGAAATCTAAGTGATAAAACCACTCAGGCTTCAGCAGAGACAGGTTCTTTTAActctccccccaccacacacacacacacaacagctagtactgtattttatattaaaacaaaaactcacTAAATGCAACAGCTAGTACTGTATTCTGTCCTGAAGGATGAGCTCACTAAATGCTGATGCTTAATGTAGTGGTAGAAATTGGCAGATTTTTTATTATGCTATGTAATAAATATGCaattaaaatgtttctaatttACAGCAGGCACGTGGATGGCAGATCGTTCAACCTTCCCTTCCTTGAGTTTTCTACTCTGCTATTATTTTCCACTCATTTGTGCTTCATTTTGTGATTCACTGATAAAAAAGGAAGTGGAGTTGAATGAAATCCCCCCGACACAGTGCAATTATACAACAACAATTGTATAATCATCAGCTACAAGAGCCAGCTTCCAAAATCAAGTTTACTCATCTCTCCTCTATGTACACCAGGACTTTGCCATGATGTTCTCTCATATCTGAAACAGAAATGCCTAAAAGAGCTTCTGAAATTACTTTCAAACCATATCCTACAAAGAATTACAGTGGACTGTACCTGTGAATTCATTAAGCGCTACACCATACTACAAAACAGTACTGTGCAGAAATGCTGAAAAGCTGTGGAAATACTTCAGTGGCCGTTTCCGTaggaattttccttcttttactgTTGGTGATCTGTGGAATTGGGTGTGTTTGGCACTGGAAACAGCATAATAATACAGTGCAATTTACCTTACCAAAATTtttgcaaaggagaaaaaggagaaaagactaTACTAAAAGAGTCTCCTTGAGCCCCCAGGATATCGGCCCAAGACATAAAATCTCAGTTCAAACCCAAGACCACAGCTCTGCTGGGAAGGACACTAACATACATGACAACTATGAAAATGTGGAAGCGTGTCCTCCCCAAgctaaagaagaaacagacaagggAATATATGAAAACACTTGGCAGACCAATTTCGAGGAACATATCTATGGAAATGAGACACTATGTGACCATTATAAGTTGAAGAAGCCTAGTGCTTCTGAAGAAGCTCAAGGCGAAGACATATATATTCTTCCGGATTCATATTAACTTTTCAAAATGTGGGTTTAGTTATTGGaggataaatatttgctggaacTTTTATTGTACTGATAACATTATTAATCAAGTTCTTCTGTTGAAACTTAATGATCTCTGTTTTATCTCCACCCTTCTGAATCCTCTCTGCGTGTATCACTGTGGATTAATTCTAGATATCCTCTCCACCCTCCTTGCACTGGATTAATTCTGCATTATGTTTTATTGATTCTTCCTTCTGAACATTActtgttatatttttcttctttttctatctcCACCATCTTTTCTGGCTCAGGATTGTTGTCACAGCCTGCTAACTAGTCTTTCTGGCTCTAGTTTCTACATAATCAGTGATGCTGCATCAATCCCCGTGATGTTGCCAGATTCATCTGCAGAAGATATTCCCAACAGCCACCTCACTCCTTTGCATATAACCTCTTAATGTCGCCTCTTTGTAAAAGACATACTACTCATAATTCTAACTCCAGAATTCATGATTTTACACAGTTGGTTCAAATTCACTTTTCCAGTGACTTCTACTAATCTCTCACTTCTTTGTTTTCATCAGAATCATCTGAAAACCTACCGAACCCATCCCTCCTCCACAGCTTTGCTTGTCCACCCCCTCTTAAGCCTGCCTCAGATCATAACTTCTTCCACAAGTTTCTTGAATCATTCCAAACCTacatttgccttttttcttttcctgatctcTTATAGATCTTGCTGCCTGTTCAATTCTTTGGGCGTTTAAACATATGAATGTTTGCAATGGCATTTTATTATTTAGTGTCATATGAGAATGTCTTAAATTCCCTACTAAATAGTAAGGAACTGTCTCATATTCATAGTTTAGCTCCAATACCTAGACCACCATATGAGGCACTCAATATTATTCAGTTGACAAGAATTGAACTGTATATTTTACTAAGTCCTTTTGAAAACAATCTAATAAATTCATCCATCcaaggaatatttattgagtaccttctaTTTACTTCTTACTGTGCTGTACACATCAAGGGGGTAAAATAGTGAAAAGAAAGACATGGGTCCTGAACATGTTCTGTCTAGTacgaaagaaaagacaaaaaacaaacaaatactatGCTATTTATTAAGCTATGATATCTCTAAACCCACCCTTGGATATGCTGCTCTAAATTGCTCAGGCTGGAACTCTGCAAACTATCAATACCTTTTTCTTTTGCCAGGTGTATCCACGTTAGCATCTGTCAATAGTGGGCAGTGAGGAAGAATGGTAGGCAATAAACAGGAAGCAAAAGGGGCCTTGCTCCTTCTCGTTCTCCTTGCTGTTCTGAGAAGGTACTGTTGCCGTTTAATTTACTCCAGCATCACTGGTTGTTCACAGTTTCTAGTTCTTCCAGCACTCCCAGAACCAGCTTCTTTGCACCTCGTCAGAGACGCCAGCACCAGCCAAGCAGCACCCTTGGTATCTGAGAACCAGCCCCTCAGGCCCTCCTCCAAGCTCCTGAGGGACCAGCAGGAAGCAAACAGCACCTCGAGCTCTGTGTCCCAGCCCTGCAGGACACCTCCTCCTAGTTTCTGATGATCCCCAGCCTTAGGTATGGTGGCTATTTCCTGCATTTCCTGTCTCTCTGGTACCTCAGTGccctctttttgtcttttcagtCTACcagtactttttttaaattgatgcttTATATTCGGTTCTCCCTTTTCAGACAAACTCGTATGGTTTCCATTTCCCCAAGTGGACCCTGAATGATACAACTAAAAATGGTGTAGTAGGTGTTGTGAAGAAAAAAAGGCTTTCTGTTTTTGAGAACAATGACGTTCGTTCAGTAGGGAAGAGGATTTGAATTTTAATAAGATGGCCGAAGGAGGCCTCTCTAAAGGCACActtaagctgagacctgagggTGAAAGGGGTTATGTAAATGGTGATGGGCAGGAAAGGAACCAGCATATGGAAAGAATCTGAGGCATGAAAGAATGTATGGTGCTCTGGGAACTTAAAGAAAGCCACGGTGGCTGGAGCTTAGTGAGGGAGGGCTAAAGTGACACCTGATGTGTTGGCAAAGGGGGGAAGAGTAGACACAGCGTAGCTTCTCGTAGGTCTTGGTAGGTGGCTTGGACTCTGACGTGGGTgcaagtggaatctaaaaaatgattttaagcagaggagtgacaacattacatttttaaaagagctaCCAGGTTGAGAAATGACTGGAAAGGGTCAAGATGGAAGTGCTTAAGACAGTAAAGAATATTGTTCAGTAACTTACTACTCATGAATGAAAATCCATGAAGCCTGGCAAGGTTTGAAATGGCTCCTATTCACTTTCTAGAGGAGAAAAGGATTTATGTTGATCTCAAGCATTTATGTTGGTCCTGGCGTACATGGTCATTTTGAAGTCTCAAACAGTAAGTTTTTTGCTAGAGGAATCTATACCCATGCCTACCTAGTACTCAATCATAGGAGCTGAAAATAACCTGCCAGAAACACCACCAGAGAGTATCTCTGTCTTGGTAGGATGGTGGGAATCAGGCTGGAACTAATAGGGGGTTTAATCCAGAACAGCTGAAGCGGTATTATCTAAAGGGATCACGAGACTCACCGTGGAGGTGAGCAGTCACAGGTGGGTACTGGAGGAGCCGCCTGAACAGTCTGGTCTGAGCACTCATCGGGAGGTGGTCAAGCAAGGGTTTTCAGTGAGCTAAGCAAGGGCCCATTTGCTGTGAGATCAATAGTGGGTTGGGGTATATTACTCTACCCTGTTATTGGGGTATATTATTATTACCTTTATGACTGAAGTGTTAAGTCAGACTGAAGTGAAACATTGCAAGTTGCAGGCGTGAGCACCGGGTCAAGGAGCCCGGTGCTCACTGTTGCTGGATGTTGGCCATGAAATCCTGCAGAGACTAGCTACGAGTCACGGGGTGTGAACATGCCGACATTTCTGTGAGTACGTCGTAAAGCCGCGCTCGTTATATTTGATGCTACTGGGTctttttcccccacccccaacttccttcctcttttaaTTGTGGTACATGTGGTTACTTTTGCTAATAATCTAACTCAAACGCAAACTGCTATTCTCAGCCGATGTAGacaaactttgttctttttatctcTCAAGGAAGATTTTCACTTTTGAGATTTTAAGAAGGTACAGAAATATTGTAAAGGATGCAGATAGGAGATAGAAATTTGAAAGGGGAGATGGGGAAGAAgatagaggaagaggaggaggaggagaagtgggggaaatgagagaaggagagagagaaacgaGAATAGGAAATAGGAGTGGGATGGAGAATGGAGGGCATGTATGGTAAAAAGAGAAGTTGAATGACAATTTCATTTACCCCCTCTGTTgtttccccccaacacaca encodes the following:
- the GAPT gene encoding protein GAPT: MLKSCGNTSVAVSVGIFLLLLLVICGIGCVWHWKQHNNTVQFTLPKFLQRRKRRKDYTKRVSLSPQDIGPRHKISVQTQDHSSAGKDTNIHDNYENVEACPPQAKEETDKGIYENTWQTNFEEHIYGNETLCDHYKLKKPSASEEAQGEDIYILPDSY